From the Candidatus Kapaibacterium sp. genome, the window CGCTATGTAACCACCGTCTTCTTCGCTATAAAATATATTTATATGATAATCTTTCATAATTTACTTATAAGTTAACGAATTTCTTTCGATAATAGTTAAAACTTGTTTTACTTGGTAAGATTTAACTTCTCCATTCACGTTTTGTATGTTGACGATCTCATTTATTCCTACATGCTTGAAAATGTGATGGCTGCCCTTAGTTCTGTCTAACTCAAATCCAAATGCTTCGAGCAGATATAACATCTCGCCAAATTTGACGTTATGGGTGCCTGCAATCAATTTCTTTAGAATTTTCTCAACTTTCATTCTACAAAATTATAAAAATCTTCATAAAATTAAGTACATTCTTTCAACTTTGCAAAAAAATTCTTCCATCCTTTTGAGATAATTTACGCATTCATGTGTATATTATATATATGGTTTTGTTAATTTTAGAAAAATGTTGAAATGAAAGCACTAATTCCAATTTTATTAATGTTTGTAGCTCTTGAAGGGTATTCTCAAAACGTATGGGAAATGACTTTCATTATTGAGTCTAATCCAATAGCAATGGAATGTCCTGATAATAAAAATGTATTCATCATTTCTACTATTGGTAGATTTTGTAATTTCTATAGATCAGATGATAATGGTAGCTCATGGGAGTTTGCTAATAACATAGACCACGATACAGCTGAAGATATGAGTTGTCCTGACAGTGTGAATATTTTTATAACGTTTTTCGATGGTACAATTTATAAATCAAACGATAAAGGTGAAAATTTCGAATCATTGAAACTTGACGGTATTAATTATATTCGCAACATAGCTATGTTCAATAAAAATATTGGTGTAGCTTCAGGTGGATATTATGTCACATCTGACGGATGGAATAGTTACTATAACTTCTATGAGCAATTATTCAGTGAGAATGAGAATATGAGTTATACTCTTTTATATCCAACATTTAAAAATGACTCTATATTATTTTCGATAGCAAGAATTTTTGATAAATCAAATCCAAGTATTTCAGGTTTTACAAATCACTCATTATTAAAATTAAATATAAAAACTTTTGAATACGAGCTTCTTTATATCGGACATTTATCAGGAATAAGAGACTTTATATTGTAGATGACAATACAATGTTTGTATGTGGTTCAAGTAACACGATAAGCGGTGGCACAGGACACGATGCAATATATAAAAGTACTGATGGTGGAATAACTTGGAGAAGGATGTTAGATTTGTATTCACTTAGAAATAAATTTTACGACCATGATATTCAACCTTTTGGACTACAGAGCATTGCATTCAAAGATAGTTTAACAGGTATTACAGTCGGTCAGTTTGGAAAGATTGTTTATACTCACGATGGAGGTGAATCATGGACTTATGAAAGCAAACTGCACGATTCAATAAGAAAGACAACCCCGCCTACAATGCTCGTAAGATATTCTGATACAATTCCTGTAGTTGCAACCTTTACAAGGCATATTTACAGAATGATAGAAGATAACCTCGCTCCGAGTGTCGAACATAAGTACAGTATAAGCGGACGCGTTTGGGAAGGCGACAAAGGGCAAGCAGGGGTAGCGATCCAATTAGACACTTTCCGTGTCACAATGACGGACAAAGACGGCTATTACAGATTCGGCAACCTGCAGGGATCTTATCAAGTCAGAGCATTGAACAAGTATTATGATGGTGACAACCCAACCTACTACTACAAACCATTTGACTATACACCACTTGAATACAACATAGAACTCACAAGTGACACGACCGGATTTGATTTCAATGCCGAAGATATAAGGTCAAACTATACATTAATGGGCATTATCAAAGATAATAAAGGTGATATTCTTGCAAATATGGATGTTCAGATTGGCGAAAACACGGTGAAAACCGACTCTACAGGGAACTATGTTTACTATAAAGCGGAATCCAAAGAATATTTTATCACCCCAATAGACGAAGCCTATACTTTTGCTCCAATATATTACGACACTCTAATAACATCGCACAGCTTCACTTTAGATTTCACCGCCACCCCTGCCACCAGCGTTTGGGAAAGTGCAAATAGCTCAAGCTTAATTCTGCATCCCAATCCGGCAAGCGAATATATCGAAATTAATGCTGCTATCAAGAGGCTGTCTCACAAGAGCAGCCTCTTCGACTTCAATAAAAAGAAAAAATGAGATTAATTGTTATAATTAACATTCTAAATTTGAAAAATCAATTAGAAATGAGCATTATTCCATTTTTTGGTATGTTTTGATGCTAATTTGAGGCAATTTTGGATGGGAAAGTGAGATATTTTGCTATTTTAAGCTACAAATTTGCTCAGATTGTGGGCTAGAGCCAATAGTCCAACTTCGATTTCTACTTTTTTCTTTTGCCTCTCAGTAAAAAAATCTTCTAAATTGTTTGTTGTGTTTGATATTGCCAAAAACCGCTTCCGGTTCAATTGGTCGTCGTTTTCGTTTCTTCGTCCCTTCAGGACTCATCAGTCGGGATTGTTTGCTCTCTTAGTCGTTTTGCTTCTTTGTTTATTTCATCGCTCGATTGTCAGCGCTCTCGTGGCAAGTGGCTCGCAGCTGGCAACCGACGCAGTTTTTGGCTCTATATCGGCTGACTATTTGTTTGTATCCGTTCAAAGTTATTTTTTCTTTTCTCTCCGATATTTTCCATCGCTTGACCCATTGGGCAATAGTAACAGTCTTGTTCTTCGTTGTAATATAAATTGTCGGACTTGCTGATGTCTTCGCTAATTTGCTTTTCTGCTCTTAAGTGAAAATAGTTGTATTTGATATAGGCTTCGATTTTATTGTCTTCTGCATATTTGTAATTCTCATGACCCCCATAACCTGCATCAGCTGTGATTGATTCAGGGTATTCACGATATTGGCGTTTATATGATTCTATATGTTCAATAAATGTGGAAGTGTCACCGGCTGTTTGATGAATACTGTAATTGACCACTATTGATTGTTTGTACTTATTTGCCAGTTGTAAGCGGCTTTTAGTTGTCCGTTCTGCATACTGTCTTTCATTCGCATAAATACTGCATCAGGGTCGGTTTTTGAACAACTGTTGCGACCGTTCATTTGCTTTCGTATGCTTCATATTTCCTTAATTGTTCAGACCAAGTTTTCTTCACTTTTGTAAGTTTGGCACGTACATTTTTATCAATCTTTTTTTTTACCAATACTTTATTTATTTCTTCTATTGTTTCAGTTATACTCTCGGGATTTATCTCTTCGTAGCTCTGTGGTCGGACGTCTCGCATTTCTTCTGCGCTTTACCTGAAGTGCGTATTTCCACAACTCATTGACTTGTTGTAATATTTTTCTTACGTGTTCGGATATTTTTACTCCAGACAAAGCTGTATTTATTTGCGTTTGCTTCTATTTTTGTGCCGTCTGCATATAGATCTTTAATATCCAAAATTCCGGCTTTATGAAATAGAGACAATACTACCTTAGTGAAGACTTCTTCAAGCCGCTTGCCAAGCGTTTACTGCGGAAGCGATTGATTGTATTGTGATCCGGCTTTTGCATACCGCTTAGCCACATATAATGAATATTTTCTTGCACTAAATTTTCTATTCGTCGGCTTGAATAAACATTATTCATATAAGCATATACGAGTATTTTCAAAAGCATTCCGGCTGTAGCTGGTCGCGCCACCACCGATGTAATTGTTTTCGATATCGCTTATATCAATTTCATCAATAATTTTGTTTATTGTCCTAACAGGATGAGTTTCTTTAATCATTTCATCAAGAGATGGAGGTAGCAGAAACGTTTCAGATTGATTATAGTATTTAAACTTTGGTCTCATTGCATCGCTAACTTATTGTTGATTACAGCTGTTATGACGCTATTTTGCACCTAGTATTTTCTCGTATTTTTCCACAAAAATATAAAAAATGGCTGCCCTTATGAGACAGCCTCTTGATGAAACTATTGACATCAAAATCTTCAACACTCTTGGCGAATGTGTGAGTACCACCCCGCACCCTTCGACAGGCTCAGGGAGCGATATTTTAAGAATTGATATTTCGCATCTATCTCGTGGTGTGTATTATCTCCGCATCGGCAGCCGGACGCAGATGTTTGTGAAAGTCTGACAGTTGAAGACTTCGGAAGTCTAATTTTCTAAAGTATATGAATATAATAAGCTTCTTGAAGTTAATTATAAAGACTTCCGAAGTCTAATTCTTTATCATCTCAATCACTTAAATCACACAAATCATAGTTCAGACAAGTTCGGATTGGATTCTTCGCTTCGCTAAGAATGACGAATGAGATAGTTCAGACTTTACTTCCAACACAAAAAAGCTGTCCCATTTCCGAGACAGCTTTTTGAAAATAATAGCTGAGAGTGTCTTAGCTGAGTTTTTGGCGAATCTTCTTTTCGGACATGCCGCGAAGATAGTACAATTTTGCTCTGCGGACACGACCTTTCTTTTCCAATGAAATTGATTGAATCATTGGTGAGTAGAATGGGAAAACTCTTTCGACTCCGACACCGTTCGAAATCTTTCTGATTGTGAAAGATTTGTTGATGCCGCCACTATGCATTGCGATGACGATTCCTTTAAAGTTCTGGAGACGTTCTTTTTCGCCTTCGACTACTCTAACCGCAACGGTTATCATGTCGCCTTCGCGAAACTCCGGAAACGCCGCATAGTTGTCGCCGTCTTTAGCTTTTCTGACTGATGTTGCCCTTTCTTTGGCAACGTCGTTTACATATTCTAATGCATTCACTTTATTTCTTCTCCTGCAAAAATTTAGAGCAACAAATATACGAAAAAATTCTAAATAAGCATAAAATAATTCAAAAATTTACAAAGAAAAATCGAATTGAAGTTTTTTCACCAATTGAATAATATTGTTCAAATTCTATTTGTGGGGTCAATGACGTTTATGTTGCAAAATAATGTTGAACTTTGATTTGGACTGCTTTTGTACTCTCTATCCGGCGCGAGCATATTAATGGCACTATGCTTGTAATCTATACTCCGATAAATATTACGAGCATAAATTTTGAAAAAACTTATTATTATATACGTTCTGATTGTATTGCTTTTCCCGTTTATAGCCGAAGCCCAGCAATCTCAGCAGCTTCAGTTGCCGAATCTTTCGGTTAATGTGGGCATGGATGACGGCGGAAATGATTTGGTGTTGACGCTCCAAATTCTTGCCGTACTGACAGTTTTGACCTTGGCGCCTTCGATTTTGGTGATGATGACTTGTTTCACTCGCATTATTGTAGTGTTCCACTTCCTGAAACAAGCTATGGGTGCACATACTCAACCGCCCAACCAATTGCTTACCGGATTGGCGCTTTTTCTGACATTTTTTGTGATGCAACCGGTTCTCGACCAATCTAACGAACGCGGGATTCAGCCGTATATGAGAGATGAAATCACTCAAGAAGTAGCTGTCGAGAATATTATTCAGCCCTTCCGCGAGTTTATGCTCAAGCATACTCGGGAAGAAGATTTGGCACTCTTTGTCAAACTTAGCGGCTCCGAAAAACCTATGGACGAGACTGAACTTACGATTTGGGCGATTATTCCGGCATATACGATTAGCGAACTAAGGGTGGCATTCCAAATCGGTTTTATGCTTTTTGTGCCATTTTTGGTGCTGGATATGATTATAGCGAGCACTCTGATGTCCCTGGGTATGTTCCTTCTGCCACCGCAACTTATCTCATTGCCGATTAAGCTCTTGCTGTTCATTTTGGTGGATGGCTGGAACTTAGTGATTGATTCATTAATGAAAAGTATTTTGAATTAGGAGAATATATGACTGAGCAAATGGTAATTCAAATTGTACGAGATGCCTTTTATCATGTATTGCTGATTGTGGGACCCTTGCTATTGGTTTCATTAACGGTAGGTTTGTTTATTGCGATTTTGCAAGCGGCTACGACTGTTTCCGAGCAAACGCTGACATTCGTCCCGAAATTGATTGCAGTTTTCGTTGTAATAGTCTTGCTCTTGCCCTTTATGATTCAGACGCTGAAGGCATATATGATTGAAATAATGAATCTAATCGCCGGTATGTGAGCGTGATTGATTCCGCCACCTTACACCTACTTACAAGTAAATTTCTGATAGGGACTTTAATCTTTATCAGGATTTTGGGTGTATTTTCGGCAGCTCCATTTTTCAAAGCAACAGCAATTATTCCCCAAGTGAAAATATTTCTTGCCGCATTGATTGCGATTGCGGTGACATCGGCATTTTGGGAAGACCAACCTGTGATTGAATTTCACTTGTGGTATGTTACACTATTGGTGATGAAAGAATTTCTTCTCGGTCTAATTATTGGATTTGCAGCTCATGCAGTATTTTTTGCGGCACGATTTGCAGGTGGTGTGATTGATATTGAAATGGGCTATCAAACTGCCGTTTTATTTGACCCATCGAATACAACACCAACCTTAGTCGGCGAGTTTAAGGATATGATAGCATTGATGCTGTTTTTAGTGCTGAATGGGCATCATCACATTATCGAGGCGGCATATGTAAGTGTCCGAGCGGTACCTTTGACCACATTTGCCATGACCGAAGCTACAGCCGCTTTGCTTACAAAGTATGCAGTTACGGTATTTATCCTTGCAATTAAAATTGCCGCACCGATTCTCGTAGCATTATTTTGTACAAATCTTGCTTTGGCACTTTTGGCAAGAATTGCTCCGCAGACGAATATTTTCATTCTGAGTTTCCAAGTTAAGGTAGCAGTCGGATTAATAATGTTGTTCATATCGGTACCCATGGTTATTTATATTTTGAAATGGGCATTGGGCTCGGTGCAACAAATTACATTCGAAATACTGATGAGTATGTATCCCGATAGGGTGATGTAAAGTGGCTGAAAACAAAGACGGACAAGAGAAGACCGAACTTGCCACCCCGAAGCGGCTTAAAGAGGGGAGAGACAAAGGGCAAGTATCAAAAAGTATGGACGTTACCACTTCAGCAGTGTTGATGATAGGGGTGATGGGAATATTTTTGATGGGCGGCGAATTAATTTCGACCTATCAGCATTTCATGAAAGGGATTTTCCAAAATCTTGGGTCATTGCGAGTCACCGAAGAAGGTTTTCCTGCTTTTGCAGGTGAAATCATCGGTTTTATGTCCACTCTTTTGCTTCCTATTATGTTTTTGGTCTTTTTCGTGGCATTAGCGGCAGAAATATCCCAAGTTGGGTTAAAAATAGCCACAAAGAAATTTACCGAAGGATTGAGATTTAAACAAATTTTCAATCCCTTTAGCGGATTGAAACGAATTTTCTTTTCAAAACATTCTTTGTTTGAATTAGCGAAGGGATTAACCAAGATTTTTGTTCTTGGGTCTGTTGTTGTGACTGTGTTGTGGAACAAAGACGAAGAAATTATCGGGCTTTTGGAACGCCCCTTTGCAGATGTTGGTATATTGATGGCAGGTTTAGCATTCGAAATTATGTGGAAAGTCGGAGCAGTTTACATTATCATTGCTTTTGCAGATTTCACTTACCAAAAGTGGAAATTCAAGGAAGATATGAAAATGACCAAGAAGGAAACTAAGGACGAATCTCGCCAAGCAGAAGGCGACCCGATGATTAAATCCCGAATAAGGCAATTGATGAGGGGACGAGTCAGGAAACTGATGCTCAAAAATGTAAAAACAGCAGATGTAGTAATTACCAACCCGACTCACTTTGCAGTTGCATTGGCATATGCGCCCGGAGAATCGGGTGCACCGAGAGTAGTGGCGAAAGGCGTGGATTTCATGGCTATGAGCATCAGAACTTTAGCAGAAGACTTTGATGTGCCGATTGTCGAAAACCCTCCTTTGGCTCGAACTTTATATTTTTCTACTGAAGTTGATATGGAAATTCCGGAGAATTTGTTCAAAGCAGTTGCGCAAATTCTCGCTTATGTTTATACACTAAAAAACAAAAAGCTCTAAATGGCAAGGCTTTTGTTATTCTTATATTTTTAGGGATATTAAACTGATATATGGCTAAAAGCAAACAATTGGGACCGACAAAAAACTCAGGGATGGAAGATTTCACTCGGAATTTTAGTCTGAGGCTATCTAAGAACAATGACGTTTTCTTGGCAGCAGGAATCATGCTGATAATAGCATTGCTGATAGTTCCCTTGCCAACTTTCATGCTTGATTTGCTTTTGACCGTTAATATTGCAGTAGCCATTTTGATTTTGCTCGTGTCTCTCTATCTCAAGACTCCACTCGATTTAGCATCATTTCCAACGATTTTGCTTATAACTACATTATTCCGGCTTGGGCTGAACGTTGCTTCTACAAGGCTTATACTTGGTCAGGCAGAAGCAGGGCAAATAATCGATGCATTCGGACAATTTGTGATTGGTGGCAATTACGTAGTAGGTATAATTATATTCCTAATTTTAGTGCTGATTAACTTTGTTGTAATCATCAAAGGTTCGAGTAGAATTGCAGAGGTTTCGGCAAGATTTACTTTAGATGCTTTGCCGGGCAAGCAAATGTCTATAGATGCGGATATGAACGCCGGATATATTGACGAACAAACTGCTCGCAAAAGACGAGAAAGCCTGACCAAAGAGGCTGATTTCTTCGGGGCAATGGATGGTGCTGCAAAGTTTATCCGAGGTGATGCAATAGCCGGATTGGTAATCACAGCTATCAATATAATTGGCGGATTTGCTATCGGCGTACTCCAACTCGGGATGCCAATCGCCGAAGCCGCTGCAATTTATACAATTTTAACAATTGGCGATGGGCTTGTTTCCCAAATTCCGTCATTACTAATTTCCGTTTCAGGTGGTTTGGTCGTGACGCGTTCAGCATCGTCAGATAATCTGGATATTGAAATCGGGAAACAGTTTGTTGGCAAACCCAAACCCCTATATATTGCTTCAATTGCCTTGCTGGGTATTGGTATGTTACCGGGATTTCCACTTTTGCCATTTTTGTTATTGTCAGTCATAGCAGCGACGGCTGCTTTTTTACGCACAAAGACTATAGCACGCGAAGAACAGGCAAAATTAGATGAAGAATTGCAAGAAACCGAACAAATCCGCAAGCCCGAAGACCAACCCGTTGAAGAATTATTGAAGGTGGACCCTGTGGAGATTGAACTTGGATACAGTTTAATCATGCTGGTGGACGAATCACAAGGTGGCGACTTGTTCAAACGGATTACAAATGTCCGGCGACAACTCGCTATCGAGCTTGGGATAATTTTGCCACCTGTCAGGGTGCGAGATAATTTGCAGTTAGAGCCTGAAGAGTATGTAGTCAAAATCCGAGGGAATGAAAACGCCCGAAATATGCTTTATCCGCAAATGTTGTTGGCGATGAATCCGGGTACTGCCGAAGGCAATTTGAAAGGAATTCAAGTAACCGAACCCGTGTTTGGATTGCCGGCTACATGGATAAGTTATAATGACCGCGAAAATGCTGAATTGATGGGCTTCACAGTAGTGGAAGCTGCAACAGTTCTGACTACACATCTGACTGAATTGCTTCGCCGTAATGCCGATAAATTAATCACGCGCCAAGATATAAAGCATCTTTTGGAAAATCTGAAAGAAGATTATCCGGCATTAATCGAGGAAATATCTCCCGATACTTTGCCTGTTTCAACGATACAAAAAATCGTTCAAAAATTACTCTCCGAAGGCATCCCGATTCGTGATTTGGCAATTATAAGCGAATCTTTGCTCGAATATTACAAAGTTACGAAAAACGCGGACGTGTTGACTGAATATGTGCGTCATAGTTTGTCCGAAACGATTAAGAAATTATATCAAGACCAAAATGGTGTGATTCATGCCATTGCATTAGACCACGAAGTTGAAGAAGTTATGACGAATGCTTTGCAATCAAATAATCAAAATTCGCTTGTGCCATCTCTCGGATTATCGCCCGAAATACTAAATGTCATCAACCAAAGTATTTCCGAAGCAATTGATGAAGTCACCATCGCAGGGTATATGCCTGTAGTTATTTGCTCTGCTCAAGTGCGTCCCTATTTTTATCGGATGATTCATTCCACATATCCAATGGTCAGTGTGATTAGTTATACCGAATTACCCGCAGAAACCGACATTGAAATATTAAGTCGCGTTCAAATGCAATTTACGTAGTTATACGTATTTTATATATGACTGATTAGTCTTAAATTTGCATATAACGATTAATAGCGATAACAGAGTTAATGAGGTACATAGATTATTATAAAGTCCTTGGTGTCGAGCGAACTGCTTCAGGTGATGCAATTCGCAAGGCATATATTACGTTGGCATGGAAATACCACCCTGACCTAAACTATAATAAT encodes:
- a CDS encoding type II toxin-antitoxin system HicA family toxin, with protein sequence MKVEKILKKLIAGTHNVKFGEMLYLLEAFGFELDRTKGSHHIFKHVGINEIVNIQNVNGEVKSYQVKQVLTIIERNSLTYK
- a CDS encoding transposase; translation: MAISNTTNNLEDFFTERQKKKVEIEVGLLALAHNLSKFVA
- a CDS encoding transposase, coding for MSPEGTKKRKRRPIEPEAVFGNIKHNKQFRRFFY
- a CDS encoding transposase, translated to MVNYSIHQTAGDTSTFIEHIESYKRQYREYPESITADAGYGGHENYKYAEDNKIEAYIKYNYFHLRAEKQISEDISKSDNLYYNEEQDCYYCPMGQAMENIGEKRKNNFERIQTNSQPI
- a CDS encoding transposase, whose protein sequence is MNNVYSSRRIENLVQENIHYMWLSGMQKPDHNTINRFRSKRLASGLKKSSLR
- a CDS encoding T9SS type A sorting domain-containing protein — its product is MRQPLDETIDIKIFNTLGECVSTTPHPSTGSGSDILRIDISHLSRGVYYLRIGSRTQMFVKV
- the rplS gene encoding 50S ribosomal protein L19 translates to MNALEYVNDVAKERATSVRKAKDGDNYAAFPEFREGDMITVAVRVVEGEKERLQNFKGIVIAMHSGGINKSFTIRKISNGVGVERVFPFYSPMIQSISLEKKGRVRRAKLYYLRGMSEKKIRQKLS
- the fliP gene encoding flagellar type III secretion system pore protein FliP (The bacterial flagellar biogenesis protein FliP forms a type III secretion system (T3SS)-type pore required for flagellar assembly.) codes for the protein MKKLIIIYVLIVLLFPFIAEAQQSQQLQLPNLSVNVGMDDGGNDLVLTLQILAVLTVLTLAPSILVMMTCFTRIIVVFHFLKQAMGAHTQPPNQLLTGLALFLTFFVMQPVLDQSNERGIQPYMRDEITQEVAVENIIQPFREFMLKHTREEDLALFVKLSGSEKPMDETELTIWAIIPAYTISELRVAFQIGFMLFVPFLVLDMIIASTLMSLGMFLLPPQLISLPIKLLLFILVDGWNLVIDSLMKSILN
- the fliQ gene encoding flagellar biosynthesis protein FliQ, which encodes MTEQMVIQIVRDAFYHVLLIVGPLLLVSLTVGLFIAILQAATTVSEQTLTFVPKLIAVFVVIVLLLPFMIQTLKAYMIEIMNLIAGM
- the fliR gene encoding flagellar biosynthetic protein FliR, giving the protein MIDSATLHLLTSKFLIGTLIFIRILGVFSAAPFFKATAIIPQVKIFLAALIAIAVTSAFWEDQPVIEFHLWYVTLLVMKEFLLGLIIGFAAHAVFFAARFAGGVIDIEMGYQTAVLFDPSNTTPTLVGEFKDMIALMLFLVLNGHHHIIEAAYVSVRAVPLTTFAMTEATAALLTKYAVTVFILAIKIAAPILVALFCTNLALALLARIAPQTNIFILSFQVKVAVGLIMLFISVPMVIYILKWALGSVQQITFEILMSMYPDRVM
- the flhB gene encoding flagellar biosynthesis protein FlhB; translation: MAENKDGQEKTELATPKRLKEGRDKGQVSKSMDVTTSAVLMIGVMGIFLMGGELISTYQHFMKGIFQNLGSLRVTEEGFPAFAGEIIGFMSTLLLPIMFLVFFVALAAEISQVGLKIATKKFTEGLRFKQIFNPFSGLKRIFFSKHSLFELAKGLTKIFVLGSVVVTVLWNKDEEIIGLLERPFADVGILMAGLAFEIMWKVGAVYIIIAFADFTYQKWKFKEDMKMTKKETKDESRQAEGDPMIKSRIRQLMRGRVRKLMLKNVKTADVVITNPTHFAVALAYAPGESGAPRVVAKGVDFMAMSIRTLAEDFDVPIVENPPLARTLYFSTEVDMEIPENLFKAVAQILAYVYTLKNKKL
- the flhA gene encoding flagellar biosynthesis protein FlhA → MAKSKQLGPTKNSGMEDFTRNFSLRLSKNNDVFLAAGIMLIIALLIVPLPTFMLDLLLTVNIAVAILILLVSLYLKTPLDLASFPTILLITTLFRLGLNVASTRLILGQAEAGQIIDAFGQFVIGGNYVVGIIIFLILVLINFVVIIKGSSRIAEVSARFTLDALPGKQMSIDADMNAGYIDEQTARKRRESLTKEADFFGAMDGAAKFIRGDAIAGLVITAINIIGGFAIGVLQLGMPIAEAAAIYTILTIGDGLVSQIPSLLISVSGGLVVTRSASSDNLDIEIGKQFVGKPKPLYIASIALLGIGMLPGFPLLPFLLLSVIAATAAFLRTKTIAREEQAKLDEELQETEQIRKPEDQPVEELLKVDPVEIELGYSLIMLVDESQGGDLFKRITNVRRQLAIELGIILPPVRVRDNLQLEPEEYVVKIRGNENARNMLYPQMLLAMNPGTAEGNLKGIQVTEPVFGLPATWISYNDRENAELMGFTVVEAATVLTTHLTELLRRNADKLITRQDIKHLLENLKEDYPALIEEISPDTLPVSTIQKIVQKLLSEGIPIRDLAIISESLLEYYKVTKNADVLTEYVRHSLSETIKKLYQDQNGVIHAIALDHEVEEVMTNALQSNNQNSLVPSLGLSPEILNVINQSISEAIDEVTIAGYMPVVICSAQVRPYFYRMIHSTYPMVSVISYTELPAETDIEILSRVQMQFT